The genomic interval TTTCCAGGGCCATATTTAATTCCAAATGCCGCTGCACCATGGCCTGAAAGGCATCGGGCACCTGGGCAAACTCTTCATAAGGAATTTTGAGCAGGAAGGCCGCTTTTTGCAGGGCCCCTTTTTCCGAGCCCGCCAGATAGTAAAAGCCTTGCCAGATTTGCTGCAGAACAAATTCATTTTCCTGCAAGCAGTGATGACAATGATCAAACACGGTGGCTTTGAAAATAGCCCCACACTGACTGCAATTCTTGATTTTTTCCGAGGCGGTATGCTGCATGCGAGACTGTTGCAGGCAGAAATTAAACATCTGCTTCAGGAAATTCCAGGCAGCTTGCTCGGTGGGGAACTGGTAGGATGCCGTTTTTTCTCCTTTCCAGCCGGGCTTCAGCAGTTGCCGGTTTTCCCCGTTTTCCGACAAGATGGCAATGCTCCACCCTTCCCCGCTATGAACCACGTTCAAGGGGAACGGCTTTTTCTCCGATGACTGTTCGACTTGGCTCATTGCTGACACTTTATCGGTTAATACCCCGGTTATGCCCCCAAAGCAGCAGCGTTAAACCCACTCGGCTTCAGGGGCACGCCCCCTGACCACAGGGGCCCGCCGGATTGCTCGACTTCAAGAGGCCTGCCTCCAAGACGCCCTCAGTCCTGATTCGCCAATGCCTGCAGGTTTGCCCGGTCCTGAATCTGCACGATGGTGCCGTCCATGCGAATGAGCCCTTGCTGCCTGAAGCGCTTGAAGGCCCGGGACAGGGTTTCCGGCACGGTACCCAGAATGGCGGCCAGCGTCTTTTTTTGCATCAAAACGATCGATGACCCCTGATGCTGATCACTGGTGGCCAACAGGTACCGAGCCAGGCGGGCATCCACGCTGCGCAGGGACAAGTCCTCAATCATGGCCCCAAATTCCTGAATGCGTCTGGAAAAGCGAGCCAGCATGGCCAGTAAAATATCTGGCTTATCCGCAACCAGCACTTTAAACGAGCCCGCGGGTATGGCAATCAGGGTGACCGGCTCCAGACACAAGGCCGAGGCCGGATAGTGGGCCAGCCCGCCAAAGACCGGGTATTCCGCAAAGACATCTCCGGGCTGCACCAGATGCAGAACCACTTCCTTGCCATCCGGGCCCATTTTATAGGCCTGCACCAAGCCGGAAACCAGCAGAAAGAAAGCCTCCACCGGCTCCCCTTCCAAAAATATCCTTTGCCCGGCTCGATACTGCCGCAGTACGGCCATGGCCACGACCGCCTGAAGGTCCTTCTCAGCCAGTGCGTCAAAGAAAAAGCAGTGCCGTAGGTTTTCAAGAAGTATGGGTGCAGACATGGCGGGTTTCCCGGGTTGCTTCCTGTATGCTAACACAGGGATTTGAGGAGAGTTGACCTGAGTCAAGGCACGAAAGGGCTGAGCCATTTATGCTGAGAACAGACGAATTCCTCACCCCGAATATTCCCCCACCATCCGCATAAGGTATGCTAAAAGAGATATGGAGTATGAAAAGCGTGTCTTGCCCATTTCCCCGCTCAAAGCGTGAAACAATCTCGATCGTCGTATTTTAAAGGAGAAAAATCCCATGAGCTTAAACACAGCCCTGCTTTCTGAAACCTTTCAACGTGCCCAACAGGAAAATGGCGGCGCACAGGCGCTGGGCATGCGGTTTTACCAGCGCCTGTTTGAAAAATACCCGGCAGTGCGCCCCTTGTTCAACACCCCACCGGAGCAACAGCACAAAAAATTAATGGCCTCCTTGGGAGCCATTGTGGCCGGAGTGAACAACACCGAAAAATTGGTGCCTTACCTGCATGCCATGGGTATTCGTCACCTGAAATATGGTACCGAAGCGGCCCATTACCCGGCGGTGGGAGAAAATCTGATTGCCGTGCTGAAAGAGCATTTATCCACAGAGGGCAGTTGGACGGACGAGATGGAATCCAGCTGGACGGAGGCGGTGAATTTGGTGGCATCCATTATGATTGACGCCGCCAAGCAGCCGGAGCAGTTCAAGGACGAGCTGAGCGCCGCTGGTTACGAGGCCGATGGCTTTAAGCCCGCCGATCCCCAACCCTGGCTTCTGGCCGTTTAAAGAAGGTTTTCATAAAACCCAGTCTCTTATTGCTCTCTCCGTTATTGGGGAGAGCAATTCTGTTAAGTTGCCTGCTGCCTAAAGCCCCAGCCATGTTACGCTGTTATCTCACTGCCTGCCAAAGTAAACCCCTGACAGTTTGGCACGTTATTTTGAGAGGTCAGACAATGCCGCTACAAGTTGATAATCACGTTTGCGAAGCTCAGCTTAAAAAGGTGTATGAAATCCTGCGAGAGATAAGTGTCTACATTGAGTTTTACAAGCAATTATTCTGTAAAAACAATAACCGTATCGAGATTATCAACGAATCGGCTGGAACTTTCTTTGTCTATTGCAGAAATGCCATTGTAGAGTCAATTGTCATGAGACTTTCCAAACTCACCGATGCACCTACAATGGGAAGGTACAACAATCTCACTATTACAACACTCCTGCAAAATATCGTGCCCACTTCAAACCCAGACTACAGCTCCATCAAGAGTCAAATACAAAATTTAGCAATTCTTCTGGAGACTGTAAGAGAGAAGCGCAATAAGCATCTTGGGCATTTGGATCTGGATAACTTCAGTCAAGAATACCCCATTACCCTAGAGGAATTATGCGAAGGTGTTTCAAGGCTTGAAGCGATCTTTAACGCCATCATCCGGCACTTACCAGAGGGGCTATCATACAGCCCAGATACCACCTGCTTTTTTGAACCAATATTAGACTTCCACTCAGATGCTCGCGCAGCGTTGATCATGCTGGAAAGAGGAAGACGCTTTAAAAAAATGGTTCAAGAAATGCCTGAAGAGTGTCTTATGCCCTTCATCCCTGAAAACGAACGCCGCAATGGGCGAAACTACTTCCAGCGTGACATTCTCAAGTACATAGATGCCAAGCCAGAAGCGTCAGAATAAAAGGCAGGCAACAAGTTTAAAGCTCAGTTCATAAGATGGATTGTGAAGGTGCTTTCTTCTGGGGCGCTAGGGGGGGTAAAGAAACGGAGCGAATCACTTAGCTTGTTTAAAATCTACCCAGACAAAAAATGACATAAAAAATCTATATTGATTCAGTTTTCGAGGACAACTGCCCCAAGAACGTCCCACGAAAGCCCTTATAAAAAACAAAGAGCGGCCTGAAAGCCGCTTGAATAGTGGAGCCGATGACGAGACTTGAACTCGTGACCTACGGTTTACGAAACCGTTGCTCTACCAACTGAGCTACATCGGCATAGAATGAATCTATTTTATACCTCAAACCCAACTCAGCAAACAAGCAATCCGCAAACGCAGCGGGGCCGCATGTTGAACCCCGCCCATCCTTTGGCTATGGTGTAAGCACCATGAGCCTTCCCCTCTCCCCACTGCCAAAACCCGCCCCCCTCGCCTCACTCAGCGCCGCTCAGGCCCGCATGTGGCAAGCCCTTTTGCAGCGGCGCTTTTTCAAGCTCATTGGCGGGGGCAGCTTCACGCAAGCGGGCAAAATCGCCACCGTCAGCCAGGCGTATTCAAGGGCAGGCGTGGATTGCATTGATATCGCCCCGGACGCAAGCCTGATTGGCCTGGTGCAGCAGGAAATGAAAAACAGCCAAAGCAGAATCGCCGTGCTGATGGTCAGCGTGCCCCTCGATCCAGACCCGCACTTCCGAAAAATTGAACTGAATGAGCCCGGTTGCATCCAGTGCGGGCTGTGTTTGCCCGCCTGCCCCACCCAAGCCATCACCCTGCCGGATACGTTGGCTATTTCTCAGGATCTTTGCTATGGCTGCGGGCGCTGTGTGCCCACCTGCCCCACGGAGGCCCTGCACTTACTGCCCTTTCAGGTGGAAAGCCAGATTGAAGCGGCCTTGAGTCATCCGGCCACCGAAGCGGTGGAGATTCACAGCCACTATATCGATCCCTATATGCTGGAAGCCTTCCTCATTCGCTGGCGGCCCCTGCTAAAAAACAAGCTCCTGGCCCTGTGCTTCCGCCCCGAAACTGTTCCCGCAGAGCAGATGATTCGCTTTGTGCAAACCGCCCAGCAAACCCACCCGCTGCCCGTCTTTCTGCAAATTGATGGCGCCCCCATGTCGGGCAATGATCACCCGGAGGCCTCCCGCCCGGCCCTGAAATCGGCCCTGCAAACCCGCCTGGCCTTTGAGCAAGCCGGACTGACCCCGCCCATCATCACCATTTCCGGCGGTATCAACCGGCATACCGCCACCCTGCTGCAAGCGCCCGAGGCGCAATTTATCGCCGGGGTGGGCATGGGCACCATGGCCCGACAAGCGGTATGGAACCTTTCACCGGAAGAGGCGGCACACCAAGCCCACCGAATTACACAAGCCTTTCAACAGGATCGATGGCGCTCTTTCTAGCCGTGCGTAGCCACCAACCGCACAACCGGGTAAAATAAGAAATAGGCATCAGCGTCAAATTTTCAGGACAGTCTGCCCAACCTAATATATAATGAGGGCAAGAGGGACCAATTCAAGAGGAAAGTGACACTGAAAAAGCCTGCCCAAGCGAGCAGAAATTTTCTGCAGCCGTTGAATCAGCCTCAACATTCTGTGGTATCGCCATCTCATCCTGTGATTTTTGAGGGAAACGCCATCGCTACTGATCTGCAACTGCTCATTGAAATTCTCCCAGAGCGCATCCGGCACGCGCTTCAAGTGGTTGATATCGAAGATTTAATTGAAATCGTCATGGATCTCGGACGCCTGCCGGAAGCCCGCTTTTCCGAAGGCAAACTGTTGGAACTGGGCGAGCAGCAAGTCACCCTGGATGAAATTCATCACGTGGTCAAGCACATGGGCTACTTTACCAGCGATAACCGGGCGGGGATTCCCCGCACCCTGCACCGCATCAGCGCCATGCGCAACCGGCAAGGGGATATTGTGGGCCTGACCTGCCGGGTGGGTAAACTGGTCACCGGCACCGTGGATCCCATTAAAGACATCATCCAGAGCGGCAAAAGTGTGCTGCTGCTGGGACGCCCCGGTGTGGGGAAAACCTCCCGCCTGCGGGAAATTGCCATGCTGCTGGCCGGAGAAGGCCAAAAGCGGGTGGTCATTGTGGATACCTCCAACGAGATCGCTGGAGACGGTGATATTCCGCACCCGGCCGTGGGTCGGGCCCGCCGCATGCAAGTGCCGGATCGGGATCGCCAGAAAGAAACCATGATCGAGGCGGTGCAAAACCACACCCCGGAAGTGATCATCGTTGATGAAATCGGCACTGAAGATGAGGCCATGGCCGCCCGCACCATCGCCGAGCGGGGCGTCATTCTGGTGGCCACCGCCCACGGGCATACCCTGGAAAATCTGGTCAAAAACCCCATGCTCTCCGACTTGGCCGGAGGCATTCAGACTGTGACCCTGGGCGATGAGGAGGCCAAACGCCGGGCCTCTCAGAAAACCATTCAGGAGCGGGCCAAAAAACCCACCTTCGATATCTGCATCGAAATTCGGGATCGCCATACCCTGGCCGTATACCCGGACGTGGCCGAAGCCGTGGATCACCTGCTGCGGGGCTGGACCCTGTTCCCCGAAATTCGTAAAATCGACAGCGAAACCGGGGCCACCAAAGTTTTAAAAACCGATTTTGAAGTAATGCCCGGCCATATCATGGAGCCGGAACCCGGCAGCTTCAATCCGGGAGAGTTTTCTGAACACCCTCGGGACCTGGCCGCCTTGCCCGTGGGGCAGGAAGAGTATCGGGTGTTTGTGTATGGCATCAGTAAGTCTTATCTGGATCGCATTCTGGAGCGGCTGAATCTGCACCATGTGCGCATTACCAAAAACGTTTATGACGCCAACGCCGTGATTGCCATCAAGGCCAACGCCCGGCCCGGTTCCAAAATCCTGAAACTGGCCCAGGATTACGAAGTGCCGGTGTTCTACGCCAAAACCAACACCATGCCCCAAATTCAGCGGGCCTTGCGGGAAGCCTTGGACGCCGAAGCGGGGGCCTTTGCCGGACAAATCGCCCAAACCCCGTTTGAAGATGAGGTGGAAATGGCCTTGCGGGAAGCGCAAGAAGCCATTGATACGGCCCTGTCGGAAAAATTGGCCGTGGAACTGGCCCCCCGCCGTTCCTACATTCGCCGCATGCAGCACGAACTGGTGGAAAAGCACCATCTCACCAGCGTAAGCATTGGCGATGAGCCCAACCGCCGCTTAAAAGTATTGCCGCCCAAAATTCGGGAGTGATCACCGACGCCGCTCAGCCCTTTGTATATAATGGAAGGCGAAACCAGCGATACCGTCGGGCGGATGAAACACACATGGACACAGTATTACAGCAGGGACTGTTTGTTACCTTTGAAGGACTGGACGGCTGCGGAAAATCCACCCAACTGGCGCTGTGCGCCGAAGCCTTAATCGCGCAGGGCTATTCCGTGCTGACCACCCGCAATCCGGGCGGCACGGCCTTCGGGCAGGAACTACGCCAGATTCTGCTACACTCGCAAGGGCCGGTGTTTCCGCTGAGCGAACTGCTGCTATTCATCGCTGACCGGGCCCAGCACATGGATGAAGTGGTCTTTCCAGCCCTGGCCAAAGGCACCATTGTCCTTTGCGATCGGCATATGGACTCCACGCTGGCCTATCAGGGATACGGGCGGGGCTTGAGTATCGATACCATCCGGGAGCTGAACCACATTGCCATCCAGGGCAAACAGCCGGATTTAACCGTTCTGTTCGACGCGGAACCGGCGGTATTGGCCCAGCGGGTCAACCACCGGGGGCAAGCCGATCGGCTGGAAGGAGAGAAGGCTGAATTCCACAACAAGGTGCGGGCGGGTTTTCTGGATCTGGCCCGACAAGAACCCCAACGCATCCGGGTGTTCGATGCCACGGAAAGCCCCGAGGCCTTGCACCCCAAAGTCCTGCAAACACTGGAAGCCGCCCTCAAACCTTTAGAAACTCTCTGCAAGCAGGAAACCCGCCATGGCCAAGCCTTTTGAGAATCACCCCATTTATTCCCTGATGCAAACCTGGCATCAGGCCTCCACGCTGGGAGATTTGGACACCATTGGCTCCCTGATGGCCGAGGATGCGGTCTTTCTGGTGGCGGATCATCCACCCATCACCCGAGACGATTTTCTGAACAGCTTCAGCGCCATTCGGCAAAGCGTGCAGCTACAAATTGTGGATTGGCGCATTGAGG from Vampirovibrio chlorellavorus carries:
- a CDS encoding Crp/Fnr family transcriptional regulator; amino-acid sequence: MSAPILLENLRHCFFFDALAEKDLQAVVAMAVLRQYRAGQRIFLEGEPVEAFFLLVSGLVQAYKMGPDGKEVVLHLVQPGDVFAEYPVFGGLAHYPASALCLEPVTLIAIPAGSFKVLVADKPDILLAMLARFSRRIQEFGAMIEDLSLRSVDARLARYLLATSDQHQGSSIVLMQKKTLAAILGTVPETLSRAFKRFRQQGLIRMDGTIVQIQDRANLQALANQD
- a CDS encoding globin domain-containing protein, producing MSLNTALLSETFQRAQQENGGAQALGMRFYQRLFEKYPAVRPLFNTPPEQQHKKLMASLGAIVAGVNNTEKLVPYLHAMGIRHLKYGTEAAHYPAVGENLIAVLKEHLSTEGSWTDEMESSWTEAVNLVASIMIDAAKQPEQFKDELSAAGYEADGFKPADPQPWLLAV
- a CDS encoding AbiU2 domain-containing protein: MPLQVDNHVCEAQLKKVYEILREISVYIEFYKQLFCKNNNRIEIINESAGTFFVYCRNAIVESIVMRLSKLTDAPTMGRYNNLTITTLLQNIVPTSNPDYSSIKSQIQNLAILLETVREKRNKHLGHLDLDNFSQEYPITLEELCEGVSRLEAIFNAIIRHLPEGLSYSPDTTCFFEPILDFHSDARAALIMLERGRRFKKMVQEMPEECLMPFIPENERRNGRNYFQRDILKYIDAKPEASE
- a CDS encoding 4Fe-4S dicluster domain-containing protein; translated protein: MSLPLSPLPKPAPLASLSAAQARMWQALLQRRFFKLIGGGSFTQAGKIATVSQAYSRAGVDCIDIAPDASLIGLVQQEMKNSQSRIAVLMVSVPLDPDPHFRKIELNEPGCIQCGLCLPACPTQAITLPDTLAISQDLCYGCGRCVPTCPTEALHLLPFQVESQIEAALSHPATEAVEIHSHYIDPYMLEAFLIRWRPLLKNKLLALCFRPETVPAEQMIRFVQTAQQTHPLPVFLQIDGAPMSGNDHPEASRPALKSALQTRLAFEQAGLTPPIITISGGINRHTATLLQAPEAQFIAGVGMGTMARQAVWNLSPEEAAHQAHRITQAFQQDRWRSF
- a CDS encoding R3H domain-containing nucleic acid-binding protein — translated: MVSPSHPVIFEGNAIATDLQLLIEILPERIRHALQVVDIEDLIEIVMDLGRLPEARFSEGKLLELGEQQVTLDEIHHVVKHMGYFTSDNRAGIPRTLHRISAMRNRQGDIVGLTCRVGKLVTGTVDPIKDIIQSGKSVLLLGRPGVGKTSRLREIAMLLAGEGQKRVVIVDTSNEIAGDGDIPHPAVGRARRMQVPDRDRQKETMIEAVQNHTPEVIIVDEIGTEDEAMAARTIAERGVILVATAHGHTLENLVKNPMLSDLAGGIQTVTLGDEEAKRRASQKTIQERAKKPTFDICIEIRDRHTLAVYPDVAEAVDHLLRGWTLFPEIRKIDSETGATKVLKTDFEVMPGHIMEPEPGSFNPGEFSEHPRDLAALPVGQEEYRVFVYGISKSYLDRILERLNLHHVRITKNVYDANAVIAIKANARPGSKILKLAQDYEVPVFYAKTNTMPQIQRALREALDAEAGAFAGQIAQTPFEDEVEMALREAQEAIDTALSEKLAVELAPRRSYIRRMQHELVEKHHLTSVSIGDEPNRRLKVLPPKIRE
- the tmk gene encoding dTMP kinase, with the translated sequence MDTVLQQGLFVTFEGLDGCGKSTQLALCAEALIAQGYSVLTTRNPGGTAFGQELRQILLHSQGPVFPLSELLLFIADRAQHMDEVVFPALAKGTIVLCDRHMDSTLAYQGYGRGLSIDTIRELNHIAIQGKQPDLTVLFDAEPAVLAQRVNHRGQADRLEGEKAEFHNKVRAGFLDLARQEPQRIRVFDATESPEALHPKVLQTLEAALKPLETLCKQETRHGQAF
- a CDS encoding YybH family protein, whose translation is MAKPFENHPIYSLMQTWHQASTLGDLDTIGSLMAEDAVFLVADHPPITRDDFLNSFSAIRQSVQLQIVDWRIEAMEESGHLAYCQSYLHLTITPKGSAQAIERKGPVLSVFRKEPTGQWVLIRDANFLSTEDSSTVDG